CCAGCGTGTGGGCATTGGGCCTTCCCTCGCGCCACGGCGAGACCATGATAATCTCCTCGACGCCCGCCACCCGCGCGGGGATTGCGTTCATGAGGACGGTGGAGGGATAGGCGGCGAGGCCTCCGGGCACGTAGATACCGACCCGGTCGAGAGGGCGGACCTGTTCTCCCAAGAGGATGCCGCCTTTCTTGGAGGTCCAGGAGGCCGCGAGCTTCTTCTTCTGCAGGTGGTGAAATGCCTCGATGCGCGCGGCCGCCGTCTTGAGGGCGCGGAGGGCCGAGGGTTCCACGGACGTAACCGCCGCGGCGATCTCGGCGCGCGAGACCTCCAGCGCCGCGGGCCGGTGCCCGTCGAATTTTTCGGTCGTGTCCAAGAGGGCCGCGTCGCCGCGAGCCCGAACCTCGGCGATCACGTCGCGCACGGTCGCCTCGACGGACGCGTCGGTCCCGGCCGAGCGCTTGAGGAAGTCCGACCAGTTCTCTTCGAAGAAGGGGGCAGTCGTCGCAAGGGTCTTCATGTCAATCTTTCGCCTTAATATTTCACCTTGGCGCGCTTCACCCGCGCCCCCAGGGCCCGGAATTTTTTCTCGATGTTCTCGTAGCCGCGGTCGATGTGGTAGACGCGGTGGATCTCCGTCAGCCCGTCCGCGACGAGTCCCGCCAGCAGCAGGGCCGCGGAGGCGCGGAGATCGGAGGCCATGACCGGGGCGCCCGAGAGTTTTTTCACGCCCTTGACGATGGCGCGGTTTCCCTCGATCTGGATGTCCGCGCCCATGCGCTTGAGTTCGAGTGCGTGCATGAAGCGGTTTTCGAAGATGGTCTCCGTGACCACGCTCGTCCCCTGGGCCACCGTCATCATGGCCATGTACTGGGCCTGAAAGTCGGTGGCGAAACCGGGGTAGGGGGCGGTCGTCACGTCGGACGATTTCAATGTCTTCGGACCCGTCACCCGAATGCCGCCGTCCAGGGACGCCGCCACTTTCGCGCCGCATTCCTCGAGCTTGGATGACAAGGCCTCGACCATGATCGGATCCGCGCCGCGGATGGTCACGCAACCCCCGGTCATCGCCGCCCCGACCATGAACGTCCCCGTCTCGATCCGGTCGCTGATGACGGCATGCTCCGCTCCGGACAGGGCATCGACGCCGTCGATCAGGATCGTCTCCGTCCCCGCCCCGTAGACCTTCGCGCCCATCTTGTTCAGCACCTGGGCGAGATCGTGGATCTCCGGCTCGCGCGCGGCGTTCTCGATGATCGTCTGTCCCTTGGCGAGGACCGCCGCCATCATCACGTTCTCCGTGCCGGTGACCGTCACCGTGTCGAAATGGATCTTGGCGCCTTGAAGGCGCTTCTTGCCCGGCACGTGGGCGTTCACGTACCCGCCTTCGAGCTCGATCTTCGCCCCCATTTGCTCAAAGGCCTTCAGGTGCAGGTTGATCGGACGTGCGCCGATGGCGCACCCCCCGGGGAGCGAGACCTTGGCCTGATGATATTTCCCAAGCAGAGGTCCCATCGCGAGGACCGAGGCGCGCATGGTCTTGACGAGCTCATAGGGCGCCTCGCAGTGCTTGACGCCCGCCGGCTGAACCTTGAGGGATTTGGGATAACCGTTCGAGACCTTGGCGCCCATGAACTGCAGGATGCGGAGGGTCGTGTGGATGTCCTCCAGCTCCGGGACGTTCCGGAGGAGGCTGGGATGGTCTCCCAGAATCGTGGAAAAGAGGATGGGAAGGGCGGAGTTTTTGGCCCCGCTGATTGTGACCTCGCCCTTGAGGGGACGGCCGCCTTCGATGACGATCTTATGCACGCGCGATTTCTAAGAAATCGGTCCCCGAAACGCAAGGGAACATGCGCCTAGTCCCGCTTCCTGCGGGACAGCGCCACCTAGAACGGCGGGGTTTCGGGAAAATCCTTCGGCAGGAAGAGGGTGGTCTCGTCGGGAAGCGCGGCGAAGGGGACGTCTCCGACGTCCACCCCCGCATCCACGCATTCGCTCCGGTTGACCCCGTCCCCGGTCAGGAGATTCACACATTGGTTATCTAGTTCGGACAACTCGGACCCCGGTGCATTGGTGTGAGACCGCCCGCTCCATAAGTCCCCGTCTTCCTTCCACCGCGCAACGGCTTGAGGAGCGAAGCGGCCTTCTTCGCCTACCAAATTAAAGTTAACCGTTTTCAGGGAGTTCGCCTCCTCGCCCACCTGGTCGAGTGCCATATGGAACCGGAGATCCTTTCCGCTGAGATCGTCCGGATTTTCCCGGACCAGAAACTCCGTCGATTTGCCGACGGACTCATCGTGCAAGTCGTAGTTGATCCCCAAGAAGCTGTCCTTCGGGAAGAGGAAAACCGCGTTGGTGATATTCAATCCCATCAAGCGCCCGGCGCCCGGGTTCGTCTCCGTCGGGAACTGGGTGAAGACGGCCGCGATCTGCCTCTTGCCGTCCGCATAGATCCGCATGCAGAGGGGCAGCCCGGCGGTATGACCGGGACAGCCCTCGGGGCCGCTCACGCCGTCGAAATCGAAATCGGAAAAGTCGATCTTGATCTCGACGAACTCCGCCTGGCCCTCGCCTTGAACGACGCTCACGCCTTGGAAGGTGTGGATGTTCGTGCCCACGGGGATGATGAGTTGATTGTAGGGGTCCAGGAGGCCGCTTAAGGCATCGATCTGGAGCTGGACGAAATCGCTGGTTCCGTCCACGTCATCCGCGAACTCGCCGTCCGGCGGGATTGCGTTCTTAAGGGGCATTTTGAGGGCGACACTCTCCGAAGTCGAAGGCTCGGCCGCCTGAACCTTGCCCAGATCGATGCCTAGGTCCTTGGGGATCCGGAGGGAGGCGGGCACTTCCGCGGGCGGCCCCGGAGGGGCGGCGGGATTGCCGCCGGCGACGCCAGTGCTCGGGCCGGAGGCGGAAAAACAACTCCCAAAGACGAGCGGGATCACGACCGCACTCGCCAGTTTCAAAACTGATTTTCGCAGATCTCCCGTCATCGGTCTCCTCGGTTAAGGCGGCGGCGGTGTCGGCAGTGGCGGTGGCGGCGGTCCGACCTCACAGGAACAGGTATCATTGCAAAACTCACCGACGGCGCAGTCTCCATCAATCGCGCATTGGTCTGGCGGTACACTGCAGACGGCCGGCGGTGGAGGTGGCGGTGGCGGGTGGGCCACGCAATCGCCGCCGCAGTTGATTTCCGTCTCGCCGGGGTCGCAAACCCCGTTTCCGCAGCTTAAGTCGCACCAGCCATCGGGAAGGCAGGAGGTTCCGCCGCAGTCGGCGTCCCCCGAGCAGGGAATCAAGGCGCAGAAGCCGGCCGTATCGCAGTAGGAGCCCGGCCCGCAGTCTTCGGAACCGCCGCAGCCGATGCTGTAGCAGCAATTCAGGGTCTCATCCCGGTTGTAGAGTGCGAACGAGAATTGAGGAGCCAGGGGGTTGTCGAAGGGATAGGCCGGCGATTGTCCGAGGGCCACGAAATGGGAGCGGCAATCCGAGACGTCCGAGAACGACGGGTCGCAGGCCTGGATGCCCTGCTCGGGGTCGCAATCCTGCGGGCAGGTGACGAGGTTTTCCTCGATCTCGCAGAATCCGTTTCCGCATTCGGAACCCGTTTCACAGGCGTCGCCGACCGTATCGCGATCGAAATCGCTGTTGTTTGGATCGAAATCCGCCGGACACGTGTCGCAGCGATCGCCGGTCCCGTCCCCGTCGCAGTCCGCCTGGTCCTCGTTGGGCACTCCGATGCAGTTGTCGGCGACCATCGGCACGCCGTCGTTGTCGGAATCGTTGGAGCTTCCGCAACATCCATGGAAACAGATGTTCGGAGAGCAGGCAGGACAATCGACAACTTGGGGACAGTCTTCATCCGTCGAACATGTTCCACTACAGAAGAAAGACGGAGGATCGAACGGTGGCGGCGGCTGATCCGGAGGGCATCCCGCGAAAGGAGCGACGACTCGAGTAAAAAGCTCGCAGTGGTTGAGCTGACTATTGCAATGGATGTCGAGCCCCAGAGGCGGATAGAGATCTCGGTCGCTCATGACCGCTGCGACGTGAGGACAGGCCTCCACGAATTGATCGCAGTCCGCTTGGGCCAAACAGGTGGGCTTTTCTTTGCAAAGGGGATCCGTGTCGTCCACGACATCGGGACAGCCGTCACCCGCCTCGTCCAGGACACCGGCCGGCACCGTGGGGCAGGCGTCCTTGGCATCGATGATCCCGTCCCGATCGGTGTCCGGGTCACACTGGGCGACGCCGTCGTGGATCTCGCAGTGGAAACGCGATCCTTCGTCGTCCTCCAGGTCCAACTCCCCTTCGGCGAGACGCGCATGAATGGGACCGGTCCCATCGGTCAACCAGTCCGCCATGAGGAAGCCGGAGAGGACGTTCATCTCCCAGGATCGTCCGGACACG
This portion of the bacterium genome encodes:
- a CDS encoding thrombospondin type 3 repeat-containing protein encodes the protein MRSTLRQGLIASGCAVAFMMSGCGGGSSTTAETAGGSVPNDTSIHLLESSSSLLAQAIADELARTADSTSAALDVACPAGLPNTALCDEGTVALDFETCSLNRFGGDDFFLSKLTGQFLSCASGGLEISGELSAEAELELPDGCVLGSESSPCHAVLAWLDQLAGLLEITDVSGRSWEMNVLSGFLMADWLTDGTGPIHARLAEGELDLEDDEGSRFHCEIHDGVAQCDPDTDRDGIIDAKDACPTVPAGVLDEAGDGCPDVVDDTDPLCKEKPTCLAQADCDQFVEACPHVAAVMSDRDLYPPLGLDIHCNSQLNHCELFTRVVAPFAGCPPDQPPPPFDPPSFFCSGTCSTDEDCPQVVDCPACSPNICFHGCCGSSNDSDNDGVPMVADNCIGVPNEDQADCDGDGTGDRCDTCPADFDPNNSDFDRDTVGDACETGSECGNGFCEIEENLVTCPQDCDPEQGIQACDPSFSDVSDCRSHFVALGQSPAYPFDNPLAPQFSFALYNRDETLNCCYSIGCGGSEDCGPGSYCDTAGFCALIPCSGDADCGGTSCLPDGWCDLSCGNGVCDPGETEINCGGDCVAHPPPPPPPPAVCSVPPDQCAIDGDCAVGEFCNDTCSCEVGPPPPPLPTPPPP
- the murA gene encoding UDP-N-acetylglucosamine 1-carboxyvinyltransferase, with protein sequence MHKIVIEGGRPLKGEVTISGAKNSALPILFSTILGDHPSLLRNVPELEDIHTTLRILQFMGAKVSNGYPKSLKVQPAGVKHCEAPYELVKTMRASVLAMGPLLGKYHQAKVSLPGGCAIGARPINLHLKAFEQMGAKIELEGGYVNAHVPGKKRLQGAKIHFDTVTVTGTENVMMAAVLAKGQTIIENAAREPEIHDLAQVLNKMGAKVYGAGTETILIDGVDALSGAEHAVISDRIETGTFMVGAAMTGGCVTIRGADPIMVEALSSKLEECGAKVAASLDGGIRVTGPKTLKSSDVTTAPYPGFATDFQAQYMAMMTVAQGTSVVTETIFENRFMHALELKRMGADIQIEGNRAIVKGVKKLSGAPVMASDLRASAALLLAGLVADGLTEIHRVYHIDRGYENIEKKFRALGARVKRAKVKY